TCCTAACCACTTAAAACTTAAAAAAGACCCTGTCCAGTTTCCATAGAAATAAAAAGTATAAAGCAGAATTAAAAGATAGAAAAAAATATGGATAATAACATATTCAAAAATTCTCTTTCCTCTTCCCTTTAAAGTAAAAGTAATTATAATTGGAGTGAAATAAGCAAAAATTGCTGTAATGATTGGGAAAAGAGGGATTTCTAATATTAAAAATAATATACAGGTTATTGCGAATAACCATGTTATTTCCATCATTCCTGCAAATATGAGAAGTAATATATTTTTACTATTCAAGTTTTCTAACATTAAAGATACCGTATAATTTTTTAAAATATTTTCTTAAATATCCCCATGAATTTCCTCTAAAAAAAGTACAGGTATGTCAAGATTATTAGTACGATTAGCAGATAAAGAAGTTACAAGATATACAGGCAAGTGCCGTTGTTTTAAAAGTTCTGCTGTTTTAATATTATTTTTGTTTATAGTGCAGGTATAATAAATACACCCTGCCCCACCCAGCATTAAATTCTCATTGGAGAGTATCTTCTGCATTGATCCCCTTGGTTTCATCTGAAGTCTGGCCAATAATTCCATTGACACTGCAAGCTGTTCAGGTCCTGTTGCTATTGACATTCTTGGATTGTAATTTCCTGTAATTTTACCATTGGATATAATACCATATGGGCTACCATACCTATCAAATTCTAATAATGTTGAGGCAACAATTTCAAGTGTTTTTTCAAACAATTCTTCATGTTTTGTCTTTCTAAAAGAGCTTACATCAATGATTAAGAGTGTTTTTCTCTGTGAAGATGGTTCAAAAACTTTAGTTTGCAGCCGATTATGTCGGGCAGTTGCTTTCCAATGTATATATTTTGAAGGACTACCATGGTAATAATCACGGGTAGCGACAGGATATACAGGATCTTTGACCGGGCTTTCTGACCCCGGTTTTCCAAATAATTCTTTAACAGGCGCCGACAGATAGTTTAAAGAAACCGGTTTGGGGTATATTATCATTTCAACAGATTGTGACAGGTATTTTTTTTGTTGAAAAAGGCCCAGAAGATCACCGGTTTCCAGATAAGGTGGACCAATTCTGTAGCAACCTCTTTTTTCTGCAATTAATTGCCATTGCCATCTGGATTGGTCGTACCAGGAAAGACTGAATTCCTCACAGAAAGCCTTGTTTTTTATATTTGAATTCGTAGAAAGGTTGCTATCTATCGGGATTATTAATTTTAACCAGACTGGTAAAAACTTG
The DNA window shown above is from Atribacterota bacterium and carries:
- a CDS encoding DUF58 domain-containing protein, whose amino-acid sequence is MNNQNHNQPLSSVFTDGFFRFLALILLFISLLYEQTNLILISILILAMFYTLKLWSVLSIRNIIYSFDAEKKKGFPGEQVLLQARIFNNKFLPVWLKLIIPIDSNLSTNSNIKNKAFCEEFSLSWYDQSRWQWQLIAEKRGCYRIGPPYLETGDLLGLFQQKKYLSQSVEMIIYPKPVSLNYLSAPVKELFGKPGSESPVKDPVYPVATRDYYHGSPSKYIHWKATARHNRLQTKVFEPSSQRKTLLIIDVSSFRKTKHEELFEKTLEIVASTLLEFDRYGSPYGIISNGKITGNYNPRMSIATGPEQLAVSMELLARLQMKPRGSMQKILSNENLMLGGAGCIYYTCTINKNNIKTAELLKQRHLPVYLVTSLSANRTNNLDIPVLFLEEIHGDI